A genomic region of Haliotis asinina isolate JCU_RB_2024 chromosome 1, JCU_Hal_asi_v2, whole genome shotgun sequence contains the following coding sequences:
- the LOC137281126 gene encoding uncharacterized protein isoform X1, with the protein MALALCPPLKTFFAMLTDKMATGVVLSWLGCMVLTVAALHPDDIAYVQTELSPSGLEIQATDGTVFIEAVGSRVRGVLKCSVSHDKDAVTKLLGNQNVVTKTIGESKVKDVVSLCEQRHQFSYRVVAPAALPPQPFAPEKTAQPAGSGSSLLIVPGTKWCGEGNVANSYDDLGTSRQTDACCRTHDHCPYFIDAFQSKYHYQNLYPWTLSLCDCDKALYQCLKSVNNSASNEVGIGFFGVLDVECFTFTRGEYCAKYHWSHLWCEKKTTGPEAVVKKLGLHW; encoded by the exons ATGGCTCTCGCACTTTGCCCTCCCTTGAAAACGTTCTTTGCAATGCTCACAGACAAGATGGCGACGGGTGTCGTTCTCTCATGGCTCGGGTGCATGGTTTTGACGGTTGCTGCTCTACATCCGG acGACATCGCATATGTCCAGACAGAGTTGTCTCCTTCTGGTCTCGAGATCCAGGCGACAGATGGCACTGTGTTCATTGAGGCAGTTGGCAGTAGGGTTCGCGGGGTCCTCAAATGTTCAGTGTCACATGACAAAGATGCCGTGACGAAGCTGTTGGGCAATCAAAATGTCGTCACGAAAACAATTG gAGAGTCAAAAGTTAAAGATGTGGTGAGTCTCTGTGAACAGCGTCACCAGTTCTCATACCGAGTTGTCGCCCCTGCCGCTCTACCGCCTCAACCATTCGCCCCCGAGAAGACCGCTCAGCCCGCGGGGTCAGGCAGCAGCCTCCTCATCGTCCCCGGGACCAAGTGGTGTGGGGAGGGGAACGTCGCCAACAGTTACGACGACTTGG GGACTTCGAGACAGACTGACGCCTGTTGCCGAACACATGACCACTGTCCATACTTCATCGACGCTTTCCAGTCCAAATATCATTACCAGAACCTGTACCCATGGACGCTGAGCTTGTGTGACTGTGATAAGGCCCTATACCAGTGCCTCAAG AGTGTGAACAACTCGGCTTCAAACGAAGTGGGCATCGGTTTCTTCGGCGTGCTGGACGTGGAGTGCTTTACGTTCACCAGGGGCGAGTACTGCGCCAAGTACCACTGGTCTCATCTGTGGTGTGAAAAGAAGACTACTGGTCCAGAAGCAGTTGTGAAGAAACTAGGATTGCACTGGTAG
- the LOC137281126 gene encoding uncharacterized protein isoform X2 — translation MATGVVLSWLGCMVLTVAALHPDDIAYVQTELSPSGLEIQATDGTVFIEAVGSRVRGVLKCSVSHDKDAVTKLLGNQNVVTKTIGESKVKDVVSLCEQRHQFSYRVVAPAALPPQPFAPEKTAQPAGSGSSLLIVPGTKWCGEGNVANSYDDLGTSRQTDACCRTHDHCPYFIDAFQSKYHYQNLYPWTLSLCDCDKALYQCLKSVNNSASNEVGIGFFGVLDVECFTFTRGEYCAKYHWSHLWCEKKTTGPEAVVKKLGLHW, via the exons ATGGCGACGGGTGTCGTTCTCTCATGGCTCGGGTGCATGGTTTTGACGGTTGCTGCTCTACATCCGG acGACATCGCATATGTCCAGACAGAGTTGTCTCCTTCTGGTCTCGAGATCCAGGCGACAGATGGCACTGTGTTCATTGAGGCAGTTGGCAGTAGGGTTCGCGGGGTCCTCAAATGTTCAGTGTCACATGACAAAGATGCCGTGACGAAGCTGTTGGGCAATCAAAATGTCGTCACGAAAACAATTG gAGAGTCAAAAGTTAAAGATGTGGTGAGTCTCTGTGAACAGCGTCACCAGTTCTCATACCGAGTTGTCGCCCCTGCCGCTCTACCGCCTCAACCATTCGCCCCCGAGAAGACCGCTCAGCCCGCGGGGTCAGGCAGCAGCCTCCTCATCGTCCCCGGGACCAAGTGGTGTGGGGAGGGGAACGTCGCCAACAGTTACGACGACTTGG GGACTTCGAGACAGACTGACGCCTGTTGCCGAACACATGACCACTGTCCATACTTCATCGACGCTTTCCAGTCCAAATATCATTACCAGAACCTGTACCCATGGACGCTGAGCTTGTGTGACTGTGATAAGGCCCTATACCAGTGCCTCAAG AGTGTGAACAACTCGGCTTCAAACGAAGTGGGCATCGGTTTCTTCGGCGTGCTGGACGTGGAGTGCTTTACGTTCACCAGGGGCGAGTACTGCGCCAAGTACCACTGGTCTCATCTGTGGTGTGAAAAGAAGACTACTGGTCCAGAAGCAGTTGTGAAGAAACTAGGATTGCACTGGTAG
- the LOC137281151 gene encoding acetylcholinesterase-like produces MSKCTPTENILATCGGMALLPHVTVAIVAWISVISDVHGSEDGPLVGLKQGKYRGNYVTSTNGEYVAEYLGIPFAEPPIGELRLANPKPRTPHPEEVYHAKTYGASCPQAIDTVFGNFSGATKWNAPGGVMDEDCLFLNVWVPQQTSGQSKTVIVWIYGGGFYSGTSSLSFYNGKTMAASKDVIVVSFNYRVGALGFLSTGDDRIPGNFGLMDQVLALKWIRDNIKTFGGDPNKVTIVGESAGAASVTYHLLSPLSDGLFQRAIIQSHAADSLIFNDREQAKRNAVTFFERLRCKDNDDILKCLRKINSQTFVNMQWLPDGRCLHKPTISPFMPRRPEVLLRERGFKKKAVLVGSNKNEGTYFMIYRLKSVSINDPVSGQTQRNIKDAISYFHSDLDEGQRERVFNYYTENIDEYDLVGNRNAIDALMGDRFFTCPSTNVAENNAAVGGETFRYYYTYRASNEAWPAWMGVIHSAEIPFVFGMPLNNTLGYTDEEKRFSERIMSYWTNFAKSGNPNGHGNSPWPGYTTGKKEFLELVLQEKKHEGGPRTDQCRFWSSLVGSGGNRGYTSYTSIVVLVIITVFGVTA; encoded by the exons ATGTCAAAGTGCACTCCGACAGAGAACATCCTGGCAACGTGTGGAGGTATGGCCCTTCTACCCCAC GTCACAGTCGCCATCGTCGCATGGATCAGCGTCATTTCCGATGTACATG GATCTGAAGATGGTCCCCTGGTCGGATTGAAGCAGGGCAAGTACCGTGGGAACTACGTGACGTCGACAAATGGCGAATATGTCGCTGAGTACCTGGGAATTCCCTTCGCTGAGCCGCCGATCGGAGAGTTGCGATTGGCCAATCCAAAGCCTCGCACGCCGCACCCAG AGGAGGTGTACCACGCCAAGACGTACGGTGCCTCCTGTCCCCAAGCCATCGACACAGTTTTTGGCAACTTTAGTGGTGCGACGAAGTGGAATGCCCCTGGCGGTGTGATGGACGAGGACTGTCTCTTCCTTAATGTGTGGGTGCCGCAGCAGACCTCGGGCCAGAGCAAGACCGTTATT GTGTGGATCTACGGCGGCGGCTTCTACAGCGGCACCAGCAGCTTGTCGTTCTACAACGGCAAGACAATGGCTGCTTCCAAAGACGTCATAGTAGTCTCCTTCAACTACCGCGTGGGGGCGCTGGGCTTCCTGAGCACCGGCGATGACCGTATCCCAG GTAATTTCGGTCTGATGGACCAGGTGCTTGCCCTGAAGTGGATCAGAGACAACATCAAGACATTCGGGGGAGATCCAAACAAGGTGACCATAGTTGGAGAGAGTGCAGGGGCGGCCAGTGTCACCTACCATCTCCTGTCCCCCCTGAGTGATGGACTCTTCCAGCGTGCCATTATACAGTCTCACGCAGCCGACTCTCTCATATTCAATGACAGGGAACAAGCAAAACGTAATGCGGTTACATTTTTCGAAAGATTAAGATGCAAAGACAATGATGATATATTAAAATGTTTGCGAAAAATAAACTCTCAAACTTTCGTAAACATGCAGTGGCTCCCCGACGGTAGATGCCTGCATAAACCCACAATATCACCCTTCATGCCACGACGACCGGAAGTGCTTCTTCGAGAACGAGGCTTCAAAAAGAAGGCGGTTTTGGTTGGCTCGAACAAAAACGAAGGGACCTATTTCATGATATACCGCCTGAAATCTGTATCCATTAACGATCCAGTAAGCGGACAGACACAACGAAACATAAAGGACGCCATTTCGTATTTCCACTCGGATTTGGACGAGGGCCAAAGGGAACGCGTCTTCAACTACTACACTGAAAACATCGACGAATATGATCTCGTCGGCAACCGTAACGCCATCGACGCGCTGATGGGGGATCGCTTCTTCACATGTCCTTCCACAAACGTAGCAGAGAACAACGCTGCGGTTGGCGGCGAGACGTTTCGCTATTACTACACCTACCGTGCTTCGAACGAAGCCTGGCCTGCGTGGATGGGCGTCATACATTCAGCTGAAATACCG TTTGTCTTCGGAATGCCCTTGAACAACACCCTGGGATACACAGATGAGGAGAAGAGGTTCTCAGAGAGAATTATGTCATACTGGACCAACTTTGCAAAGTCAGG AAACCCAAACGGTCATGGCAACAGCCCCTGGCCAGGGTATACGACCGGTAAGAAAGAATTCCTGGAACTTGTTCTGCAAGAGAAGAAGCACGAGGGAGGCCCGAGGACAGATCAGTGCCGTTTCTGGAGCAGTTTGGTAGGGTCGGGGGGCAACAGGGGCTACACCAGCTACACCAGCATCGTAGTCCTCGTTATCATCACCGTCTTCGGAGTGACGGCGTAA